ATCGGGATCCCACACATCCTGATATACCGCCTTCATACCAAGCATAAGTGGTGTCATACATCCATAGATCAGCCCTGTAGAGTGGCCAACCGTGGAGGGCATAAACACCACATCATCCTCGCCTAAGCCAAGGATCTCCCAAATCGCCCGCGATCGAGCAAATTCAGTATTATGAGTATGCCCTACGCCTTTTGGTTCTCCTGTAGTTCCAGACGTAAATAGTATCTCTGCAACTTGGTCTGGATCGGGAGCACACTGATCCAGATGCACTTTTTGGTCAAGCTCCCAATCCTGTCCTAGAATCTCTCGCTCGAACGAAATCACATCACTTGAGTTACCCCCTCCAATCGAGATTATCGGAACACCTGGCGCTACTTCTCTAATCATTTCAACGTGGTTAAATCCACGAAACACTTCAGGAACGACGCAGATCTTGCTGTCCACTAAACCAGTGATGAACCTCACATCTCTTGCACGATGGACGGGAATAATTGGATTCAAGACCGCCCCAATGCGGAATGTAGCCATTGCTACTACGGCAAATTGCCACCAATTGGGGAGCTGTACCGTCACGACATCACAAGGCTCCACTCCTCGCCCGACGAATGCTCCCGCTACGCGTTCGACTAAACGACTCATCTCGCCGTAGTGCAATATATGCGACTGACCTGACTCCGAGATGTACGTCACGACAGCCACCTTATCTGGAAGTCGCCTGGCCGTCTCAGCAAAGTCCTCCCATGCAGTTCTCGAACGCCACCAACCCCGTCGGTAAAAATCCAGACGCCGAGCCTCACTTATCGAGATCTCGAATTTATCATATGTGCGCCTGGCTTGGTCGCCAAGCGGTGGAACACTAGGGCGGCTCTCGCCCAGTGCGCTACCTCGTCTGCTCCTGCTAGCTGCCATTTAATCCCCCTGCGATGCTACCCGTACCAGCCAAGTCATTACTCACTACCGCCCCTTCCACGTAGGCGCGCGCTTTTCTGAAAACGCCTTGTAAAACTCCGCATAATCCTCGGTCGTCATGAGGAGCGCCTGTGTCATCGCCTCGAGCTCGAGGGCGCCAGACAGCGACATGTCTAGCTCACGAGAGAGGAGCGCCTTTGTCTGAGCGTAGGCAAAGGCTGGCCCCTCAACCAAGCGATGTACTAGGGCATTAAGTTGGCTCTCAATCTCCTCATCTTCCACCAAGACAGAGACCAGACCAAACTTATCCGCTACCTCTGCACTAATTGTGTCACCCAGCATGAGCAGCTGAGTGGCCCTCCCAAGGCCAATCAATCTCGGCAACAGGTACGCGGATCCCATATCCGCTCCGGCTAGACCAACCTTCGTAAACAAAAAGGCAAACTTGCCAGATCGCGAGACAATACGAAAGTCCGAGGCCAAGGCCAGTACGGAGCCGGCACCGGCGGCTATCCCGTGAATGACTGCAACGATCGGTACTGGGCATTCGCGCATGGCTTTCACAACCTCTCCAGTCATACGTGTGAAGTCGAGCAATTCATGAGAGTGCATCTTCAATAGTTCGCCGATGATCTCATGGACGTCTCCACCTGAGGAGAATGCCGTGCCTTCTCCGCGGAGAACAATCACCCGTACATCTCCACGACTTGGAATTTCATGCAAGAGATCCCGAAGATCGGCGTAACCCTCAAATGTCAGTGCATTCAACTTATCTGGACGAGTAAAGGTAATGTTTGCTACCTGATCTGCGACATTAAAGCGAAACTGGGTTGACTCCTGAGTAAACGGGATGGAACCACGAAATGGACTCATAACTACACTCCTCATAATCGAACTAATCAGACGGAATTCCCGTCGCACCACTATCTACAACACTCATTAACGAACGACTAATAATATCTAACTGCACCTCCGAGGCACCTTCGTAGATCCGAGTCGCCCTGACTTCACGTAGGAGGTGCTCAAGAAGATGGCCGCGAACAAGCCCCCGAGCACCACAGATCTGAACAGCATGATCTATAACATCTTGAGCCGCCTCGGTTGCGTACAACTTTGCCATCGCGGACATCTTGGTCACCTCACTCCGCTCTAAACCCATGTCGTATGCGATAGCAGCACGATATACCAGCAGACGTGCTGCTTCGAGATTCATAGCCATCTTCGCCAGAGAATGCGATACGGACTGAAGGCTCACCAGGCTGTTACCAAAGGCCATGCGCGTTGAACTGTACTTAATCGCCTCTTCGAGCCCCGCTTGTCCCATCCCGATAGCAAACGCACCTACGCTAGGACGGAAAAGATCTAATGTGCGCATTGCGACCTGAAAACCTTGATTGAACTCGCCGAGCATCTCATGCTCCTCGACTCGTACCCCTTCGAAGACAAGAGATCCAATGGGATGCGGCGCGAGTAAATCGATGTGGGTCCCAGACAGCCCTTTCCTCTGTCCAGGGACAGCAAAGGCGGTAATCCCTCGTGGCCCTGCTCCCGTCTCCGTTCGGGCGAATACGGTGTATACATCAGCCTCAGGAGCATTAGATATCCACGTTTTTTCACCAGTAAGTCTCCAACCCTGCCCATCTGGCACCGCGTGTAACGCTAGACTTCCCGCATCCGAACCAGCACCTGCCTCACTTAAGGCGAAAGCCGCTACCGCCGACCCACTAGTAATAGCCGGGATCCAGGTGTCCTGCACTTTCCTGGCTCCATAGCGTAAGATCGGATATCCGCCCAGACCTTGCAAAGCGAAGGCAGTCTCGCACTCTGTACTGACGTAGGCAAGAGCCTCTCGAATAAGACACAACTCTAGAGCCTTACTCGAACCTTGATAGCCATCACCCTCTACCTTGGGAAACAGGTACTCCAGCAACCCGAGTCTGCCCATCTCTGAGACGAGATCCCGGTTCACTCGCCCGTCGTCTGCTCTTTCACACAGCGGGACAAGACTGTCCCTCGCCAGCGCTCGTATCGATGCCTGATGTGCCTTCTCACGCTCATTGAGGCCGAACCTATCATTAGCTTGGTCGGAGAATTCTTTCACGATCACCACCGTTAATCGACCATAGTCAATCCGCCGCTGACGCTCAGAACTTGACCCGTTACGTACGAAGCGCGTTGGGACGCAAGGAAAACGATCACATTTGCGACCTCCTCTGGCTCGCCCAGCCTCTTAAGGGGAATTGCACGAACGAGGGCTGCCTGGATCTTCTCTGGCTGGAGATGGAACAACGGAGTATCCGTCGGCCCGGGGGCAACGCAATTTACATTGATCGAGTAGCGAGCCATCTCCCGAGCTAGGGATTTCGTAAACGCTACGACACCTCCTTTGGAGGCTGCATAAACGGTCTCGCCAAGACTACCGACTCGGCCAGCGTCGCTCGAAACGTTCACTACCCATCCCGATTTACCGGACTCTACTAGAGGCCCCAAGTACTCCCTACACATGTAGATACAGCCGAGAAGGTTAAGGGATACAACGTGCTCAATGAACTCCGGATTGTTCTCCAGAAAAGGCTGCCCGACATTCCAACCGGCGCAATTCACAACGATATCACACAGGCCCATGGAGCGACTGGTCGACGCTTGCAACTCTCTGATGCTCTCAAGACTGGTAACGTCGACCTCAAAGGCTTCTGCATGCCCGTCGACCTTGTTAATCAGCTCTACTGTCTCGTCGCTTGCACTCGCATTGATGTCGGCCACCGCCACTTGCGCACCAGCCTCTGCCATAATTCCAGCAACCTTCCGGCCAATCCCGGACCCAGCTCCCGTCACCACCGCGACGTGTCCTGATAGATCTATATTCATCTTGTACCTACTTCCTCTCACTGACGAACTGATTCAATCGGTTGCGTGTCGACTGCGTTCCGTGAAGCACTCTTTGCTCGGCGGTCTCAGTCAAATAACCGATCGCACTGTTATACCTCTCCACGCTCCTTTTAATAGCACTCTGTGCCGGACCAGCAACGTCCACAATGGCCGCGACCACTTCTTCCGTTTTCGCGTCAAGCTCCTCCGCTGGCACACACCAGTCCACGATCCCCCATCGCTCTGCAACGTCGCCGTCGATTAGCTCTCCAGTCAACATCATTCTGAGAGCCCGCCCTCTGCCGGCCAAACGAGTCAACCGTTGCGTTCCGCCACCCCCCGGTAACAACCCCAACCGGACTTCCGGTAAACCCAATCGGGCACTCGTGGTCGCGATACGCAAATCACACGCCAACGCGAACTCCAAACCGCCGCCCACTACCGCACCCTGGAGCACGGCGAGCGTTGGTACCGGCACCTGTTCCCATTCAAAATTCACACGTTGAATTCTGCTGACAAATGCATCCAAACGTTGGAACTCACCGCTCTCAAGAGCAGCGACCATAACCTTGATATCAGCACCAGCTGAAAAATGCGGGCCCTTGGATCTCACCACAACCACCGACAGGTCGGCCTTTTTTATGACGTCGATAGCATCTTCCATAAGCTCCAACTGTTGATCATCCCACGCATTCACAGGAGGTCGGTCCAGAACCACAGTACCCACCGAGTTCTCGATTGTCAGCTGCATCACGTCAGTCTCCCTTCAACTCTATTGACTCCTCATTCATACCGATTGAACCCTCCCTCACTTCTATAATAGGCTATCATACTGCTCCGATTGCTCCAATACAACCCTGCAATTCTCGACCACAGACACAACCCCCACATCATCCCACTCAACATATTTAACAATCCGTTGGTGGGACAATCCCCCTCTATGTCTATATAGCTCAAGTGATAAGAACCGTTCGCCGTATACCGATTCATCCCGATATCCAATTCAGATACCGCACTGGAGATGCTGCTCGTTTTGGCGACGACATGCTTGGGCGCTCACCATCTGACCTACGACCTGACGACTGCATTACTGACATGGACCATTACAGCACCGCCTGCATACACTGGGAGATAACCGGCGAATAAAAACGTCATATATCGCCTTATCGACATTCCAGCTCTCGTACAGCGATAATCGCATATATCTATACTCCCTCCATCCACTCACGCACAACTTCCTCTGCACTGCAAAATACGACAGGTTGTATCTTCGGGGAAGAGCGACCAAAGCGTGGAGCAGGAGCCGGCTGCAGGTCCTCATCAACCCTTGTGTACATCTCACGCGCGAGCACGTGAGTATTCAATGGAACATCAGCTACCGGGACAACTGCGGTAACACAGGCTTCGACCCCACGAAAACGCGCTTCCCATTCAGACGCGCTCGCAGAACGGAATATTACGGCAAAGCGATCTCTAATATATGGCCATCTTTCTGAGTCATACTGCGAAGCGGGATCGATGTCGTGGAGTTCCAGTGTTGCAAGTAGATTCCGAAAAAACTTGGGTTCCATGGCGGCAACCGCCATATATGCCCGATCTTGAGTCTCATAGACATCGTAAAATGGCGCACCACCATCATAGACATTCGAACCACGCTGAAAGCGCCAATTCCCAGCCTCAGCACGGGACAAGACGTCCCCCAACATTAGCCCAAGTCCATCTACCATCGCCGCGTCAACTACCTGACCCCTACCAGAATATGACCTCTCATATATAGCGGCAAGAAGACCATAGGCCATCAAGAAACCCCCCGCACCGTAATCAGCGATATAATTCAGCGGGACAACAGGTGGATCTCCATCCCTTCCAATTGTATCGAGGATACCGGAAAGCGCCAAATAATTAAGATCATGGCCAGGCTCCTGAGACAGAGGGCCGTCGCGCCCCCAGCCGGTAATTCGACCGTAAATTAACCGACTATTGTACAGATCGCACGTCGCTGGACCGAGCCCCAGGCGTTCCATGACACCCGGACGGAATCCCTCCACCAGAATGTCGGCATGCGTGATTAGATCAAGGGCAATATTCACTCCTCCCGGGGAGTGAAGATCAAGAGTTACTCGGCGCCGCCCTCGTAACAAAACGTTCCTTGAATCCATTTCGTCGAAGCCAGGCCGATCTATCCGCACTACGTCTGCACCTAGATCGCTCAGCAGCATGCAGCAGAAAGGACCGGGACCAATACCTCCAAACTCCACGACTCTGACACCCCGGAGCGGACCTCCAGTTAAACCTCGCACACCCTGCCCTTTCAAAATTTCCCTCCCACCTCACATGTCCGTCTTCCAATGTTCCATCTGCACCAGCGAGGTCCTATCCATCGCGGTGTGACTGCCAAATCACTTTGCCGATTTCGCTCTTCCGATGCCGACAAGGTGAGAGAATCCGAATCCGGCCAGCACGATCAGCCCGCCGGGAAACCAATACTGCCAGGCTTGGCTCAAATTGAGAAAGGAGAGGACGCCGTCGAGCTGTGAAAGTAGTATTGCCCCCAAGGCGGCGCCAATAAAAGATCCTCGTCCACCGTAGACACTAGCCCCACCGAGGACGACTGCCGCAATCGCATCAAGAGAGTAGTTGATACCCACCGACGGATCGCCTATCCCTACCTGTGCGTAGAGCAAAATTCCCGCCAAGACTGCCATCACCGCTGAGATCACGTAGGCGTAGAGAACCACTCTACCCACACGGACTCCCACCCTATGGCTTGAGCGGGCATTTGAACCGACCGCTCGCAGGGCCATGCCAAACCGTGTCCTGCGTAAAGCGATCTCCCAAGCGACAGTTGCCCCAATGGCTATCAAAAACACCACCGGGATAGGGCCAAGTGCTACGTTAAAAAGAGACACAAATCCGGTACTCGCGCTCCCTCCTGGAGTTGGGCGCATGATTAGGGCTACACCCTGCAAACCAATGTAGGTTATGACGGTGGTAATGATCGGCGCGAGCTTAAGAACCCGTATTAGTAACGTATGAAACAGGCCAACCGCCAATCCTATGCATAAGACTGCAACCACCCCTAGGAGTTGGCTCTCTAAATTGTTCGCGCTGCTCTCGAAGAACGACATTACCACGATCGTCACTGCCATGAGCGGTCCCACGGCCAAATCGATCCCTCCCGTCAGGAGCGGTGCCAACTCGCCCAGTGACACGAGCACGAGGATGGCAGCTAGGAAGAAGACACTCTGCAAGTTGTAGGAGGACAAGTAGCTCGACGCGGACAACGATGTGACCGCTCCCACTACGACGATCGCGACTAGTAACATTAGGGACGCAATCGTTCCCCCCGAAAGCCATCTCACAAGTCGCGTTCCCGACCTCACTGCCGCCGGTCCCACGTCCTTCGTAACCACATTTGACCTGGCAGTCATCGCTTGGCCGGTGATCGCTTGGCCGGTGATCGCTTGGCCAACAAGCTCCGCAGCAATCTGTCCGCGAGAGAATACCAAGACCCTATCGCAGAGCTGGGCCAGCTCCGCGGTGTCGGACGAGACCACAACGATGGCGACTCCTCGATCCGCAAGGGACCGCAAGAGTTCGTAAATCTCCAAGCGACTCGCGATATCGATCCCCTGAGTTGGCTCATCACAAAGTAGGACGCCAGGATCGACAAGAAGGGCTCGCGAAAACACCACTTTCTGTTGGCTTCCCCCAGACAAGGCATCGATAGTTGCGTTGTGACCCGGCATCCGCACGGAGAGTCTGCTGAGAGCCACGTTAGCCACGTCTCGCTCCTCTTTAGGATTCACAAAGCCAAGACTCGCAAAAGACCGCAACGCTTCCGCAGTCGTATTCTTCCGCACCGAGAGACCGGGAAAGATTCCCTCACCTCCGCGGTCGTGGGAAATATAGACCAGCCCAGCCTTGCGAACCTTGGACGGTCGCCTCCGCAACTCCCTTCCTTGATAAATAACTCGGCCACCACTCTGTTCGAGTCCAGCCAGAACGCGGATCAGCTCGGTTTGCCCGTTGCCGACGGCTCCGCCGAGACCGAGAATCTCTCCCGCACGCACCTCAAAGTTGACACCGCCCAAGCGCCTGCTAGAGATATCTTCGCATCTCAGTATCACGTCACCGGGCGAGGTCGTCCTTGCTGGTAGCCCTGCAGCGAGCTGCCGCCCCGCGACAAGAGCGAGCATGTCCGCATCGCCGACAGACGGTACGTCAAATACCCCTTGCACTCTACCATCTCGTAATATCGTCACCTTGTCGGCGATTTCCCTGATTTCAGGAATACGGTGCGAGATATACAGGATAGCTACGCCCTGTGCTGCGAGATTCCTGATGATAGAGAACAACGTCATCGTCTCCGCCGTTCCCATCACAGCAGTCGGCTCATCGAGTATCAGCAGCTTCAGATCTATCGAGAGTGCCTTCGCGATCTCAAGCCACTCGCGGTCCACCGGCAACAGATCGGCAACCAACGCTCTTGGGTTGATCCGCGCATCGACAACAGAGATACGCTCTTCAGCCCACTCTATGAGGTTCCCTGACTCTGGCAAATGCTGTTTCGCAACGGCTAGAGCGAGATTCTCCCATACGCTCAGATCATCTAGCAGTGCAGGATTCTGATAGACAACTCCAACTCCATACTCATTCGCTACCGCAGGTGAAGCCTCGACCAAATCATGACCCGCTACTACTACGCGCCCTCCGTCCGCTCTAATATCTCCAGAAATGATCGACATCAACGTCGATTTCCCAGCCCCATTCTCGCCAAGAATAGCGTGAACTTGACCTGGTGCAACTGACATCGACACATCCTCTAGCACGGATACTCCGTCGTAGCTTTTGGACACTCGGGTCAACATCAGCGTATCACTTACTACCTCTGACTCCGCTACCGAGCTGGGATCTCTCACGCCTTGTTTGCCTTCTCACCCAAAGAGATCCAGTAGCTCAGCGGCTTCAAGATGCTCGAAGTAAGTGCCGACATCGGCAGACTCTTATCGCAGACTGGCCTAAGCGACCCTCCAGCCAGAGAGTTCTCATATAGTGGCAATTTGTAGGTCGATGGAACCTTGTAGTGCAATCCGTTCACGGCTGCAATTGCTTTTCGAACGGCAATCTGTGCCATCCAATTCCGGTTCGAACTCATAGCAAGTTGGAATGCATTCGATGTTCCTTTTGCCGCTTGCCAAGCGCACGCAAGACCGTTTGATTCCTGTCCGACGACATCGGGCAGCGGCCTCCCCGAATCTTTGAAGGCTTGAAGTGCGCCAAGCGTGGACTGACCATCGCCAGTAACAATCGCATTTATAGTCGTATTTGGATACTTGGCCAACAAGCCCGACATAACTGTCTGTGCAAGGGCAGGCTCCCAATTCGTCACGGGCCAAGTATTCACATTATACCCAGTAAGCAACTTAATCTTGGGATACTTCTTCAGTACAGATACCAGGCCAGTCATCTGGGCTACATCGATCGGGTTTCCTGGAGGACCTCCGAGATAGATTACGTTTCCGTGGCCGTGAAGCGCCTGCACCAGCCACTTGCCCCACTCAACTCCGTTGTACTCTGTGTTGTAGTTGACAAAGGTTACATAATCTTTAGGCGCCGAGCCGCCAGGGTTGACTGCGAAGGGAACAACCTTCACGCCATGCTGCGTCGCTGAAATAATCCCGGGAAGTTCGGCAGAAGGACTTGCATCTGGGACGGTGGCGATGGCATTTGCGCCCCGAGCTACCAAACTTGTCATTCCCGAAACTGCCTTTTGGACGCTGAAATCGGCATCCACAACCATCATCTTTTTCACCGAAGGGCACTCTTTGGCTGCGATCCTGGCCTGCGCCAATGACTCCTGCGACCAAGCGTTCGCTCCGTTGCCATCGAGATATCCTAAGGTGATTGGTTTCGGACCACACCAAGACGCGACTGCCGGACTTATCTTTGCCGAAGACTTAGTAGAACTGGTACTGCTTGAACTCGATCCGCACGCTGCCAACAGCAACGCGCTCGTGGCGGCGAGAAGACTCGCACGTCCAATTGTCCGGTGCGACGGCTTCAGCTTCCGACCCCGCGCACTCCCACTATGTACAACATCTACTCTCATCATTACGCTACCATCCTTCCGCATATCCGATTACCTATTCTTCCCATACTCCCTACCGAACTTCCACCTATATTGTCTCCGCGCTTTTCACTGAAATCGACGTACCAGCTTTCACCGGAGTGGCCCTCCGCCCAGCGCCAATACCGTCCCTCCTACCTTGTAATCTCTCTATAGATGACCGCCACTGCACAGTTCGAAAGCCCATGCCAAAAACTAGGATCAGGGCCTGGACGATGTCCTGTACCGCGCTAGTCGCCCCCAAGGTAAGCACAAGTTGGTCCAATTGCTGGAGAAAAAGGGCGCCAAGCACCGTCGCCACCGCACTCCCCGTACCCGCCCCGAGCAAGGTACCTCCAAGAGTGACTGCCACGATGGATGGCAGCAAGTAACTATTTCCCACCGTCAAGCTCGGAGTGGTCACGTAACCCGCAAGCAAAATGCCAGCGACCGTGTACCAAAGAGATGCCACTACATAAGCAAAAAGACGGTACCGAATGACATTGAAGCCGGCGGCTCTCGCTGTCGATGGGCTAGAACCCACCAGTTCGAATCTGCGGCCAACGAGCGTCCGCCGCATGAGCACAGTAATCACCGCCAACAAAGCGCCGACGACCCAGACGGTAACGGGAACACCGAGCATCCGAGCCGATACAAAAGTGGTAAGGTTTGCCGTCGCCGACGCCGCCAGCTGCCCCCCCGTATATTCATAGATAATGCCATACAAAATTGCATTGACGCCAAGAGTCGCTACCAACGGCGTTATACGCAGGATCGTGACGATCACACCATTAAATATCCCGATGAGAACACCTACTAGTAACACAAATAACAACGCCCCACCCAACTCACTGTTGCGTCCATCAGGAATCTGCGTCACTAACACTGCCGCCAACGACATCGTTCCTGGAACCGAAAGATCAAGCCCTCCTTGCTGCATCACGAACTGCTGGCCAACAGAGGCAAGGCCCAAAATCATCGCGAACGGGAGCATCGATAGCAATGCCGATTTACCCAAGCTCCCCGGTGCTATAAAAGGTGACGCGGCGAACAAGATTATGACAGCGATCCAGATCGCACCAAAACGCCCTAACCGATGTCCGGGCCACACCATCAAAAGCCACGTCTTGAGTTGTTTACTCAACTGCCGCACCCCCCCCCGGCCCGTTTGAATGACCCCTCATACTATTCGAATGAGGCCTAATTCATTCCCAATAATATCACACCAGTTTGGGGCACATTCCAAATCTTTTGGAATATCTACTTGAATTCTTCTTAAACTCTTCGCTTTCACACACCCAGAATGATTCAGTGCAAGCTGCGTCGTTCCGAGATGTCTAGACCTGCAAGACGATTGGTCTGCTAAGGTAGCTCGAGGCCAGCCACCACCCCTGACGGCTTTACGCGTGGCCCAAACATGATAATGCATATCCACCAGGGTCTTTACCTTCCAGAATCCGCCAAAAAGTGACGCGGCGT
The genomic region above belongs to Ferrimicrobium acidiphilum DSM 19497 and contains:
- a CDS encoding AMP-binding protein — its product is MAASRSRRGSALGESRPSVPPLGDQARRTYDKFEISISEARRLDFYRRGWWRSRTAWEDFAETARRLPDKVAVVTYISESGQSHILHYGEMSRLVERVAGAFVGRGVEPCDVVTVQLPNWWQFAVVAMATFRIGAVLNPIIPVHRARDVRFITGLVDSKICVVPEVFRGFNHVEMIREVAPGVPIISIGGGNSSDVISFEREILGQDWELDQKVHLDQCAPDPDQVAEILFTSGTTGEPKGVGHTHNTEFARSRAIWEILGLGEDDVVFMPSTVGHSTGLIYGCMTPLMLGMKAVYQDVWDPDIALEVIERERATWSFVTTTFIVDLIRSQRRRPRDLSSLRYLVCGGAAIPPTVVVEAWEILSARVMAVWGMTENGAVTCTHPNEPRLAAAESDGLAAPWMELRVDNPVTTAEATSDGVGELKVRGASQMLGYVCRPELSAAAFDDEGWFATGDLVRIEADGHLRVVGRSKDLILRGGENIPVADIEAVLFSHPLLQDVAVVAVPDSRLGEKACVVVVPEDGATVTLETVSGFLERAGVAKVYWPEYLKVVREMPYNALGKIQKYKLREWVVESQRSGQLEAHGPERNPGR
- a CDS encoding enoyl-CoA hydratase family protein, whose translation is MSPFRGSIPFTQESTQFRFNVADQVANITFTRPDKLNALTFEGYADLRDLLHEIPSRGDVRVIVLRGEGTAFSSGGDVHEIIGELLKMHSHELLDFTRMTGEVVKAMRECPVPIVAVIHGIAAGAGSVLALASDFRIVSRSGKFAFLFTKVGLAGADMGSAYLLPRLIGLGRATQLLMLGDTISAEVADKFGLVSVLVEDEEIESQLNALVHRLVEGPAFAYAQTKALLSRELDMSLSGALELEAMTQALLMTTEDYAEFYKAFSEKRAPTWKGR
- a CDS encoding acyl-CoA dehydrogenase family protein, with product MKEFSDQANDRFGLNEREKAHQASIRALARDSLVPLCERADDGRVNRDLVSEMGRLGLLEYLFPKVEGDGYQGSSKALELCLIREALAYVSTECETAFALQGLGGYPILRYGARKVQDTWIPAITSGSAVAAFALSEAGAGSDAGSLALHAVPDGQGWRLTGEKTWISNAPEADVYTVFARTETGAGPRGITAFAVPGQRKGLSGTHIDLLAPHPIGSLVFEGVRVEEHEMLGEFNQGFQVAMRTLDLFRPSVGAFAIGMGQAGLEEAIKYSSTRMAFGNSLVSLQSVSHSLAKMAMNLEAARLLVYRAAIAYDMGLERSEVTKMSAMAKLYATEAAQDVIDHAVQICGARGLVRGHLLEHLLREVRATRIYEGASEVQLDIISRSLMSVVDSGATGIPSD
- a CDS encoding SDR family NAD(P)-dependent oxidoreductase — its product is MNIDLSGHVAVVTGAGSGIGRKVAGIMAEAGAQVAVADINASASDETVELINKVDGHAEAFEVDVTSLESIRELQASTSRSMGLCDIVVNCAGWNVGQPFLENNPEFIEHVVSLNLLGCIYMCREYLGPLVESGKSGWVVNVSSDAGRVGSLGETVYAASKGGVVAFTKSLAREMARYSINVNCVAPGPTDTPLFHLQPEKIQAALVRAIPLKRLGEPEEVANVIVFLASQRASYVTGQVLSVSGGLTMVD
- a CDS encoding enoyl-CoA hydratase/isomerase family protein, whose amino-acid sequence is MQLTIENSVGTVVLDRPPVNAWDDQQLELMEDAIDVIKKADLSVVVVRSKGPHFSAGADIKVMVAALESGEFQRLDAFVSRIQRVNFEWEQVPVPTLAVLQGAVVGGGLEFALACDLRIATTSARLGLPEVRLGLLPGGGGTQRLTRLAGRGRALRMMLTGELIDGDVAERWGIVDWCVPAEELDAKTEEVVAAIVDVAGPAQSAIKRSVERYNSAIGYLTETAEQRVLHGTQSTRNRLNQFVSERK
- a CDS encoding CaiB/BaiF CoA transferase family protein: MRGLTGGPLRGVRVVEFGGIGPGPFCCMLLSDLGADVVRIDRPGFDEMDSRNVLLRGRRRVTLDLHSPGGVNIALDLITHADILVEGFRPGVMERLGLGPATCDLYNSRLIYGRITGWGRDGPLSQEPGHDLNYLALSGILDTIGRDGDPPVVPLNYIADYGAGGFLMAYGLLAAIYERSYSGRGQVVDAAMVDGLGLMLGDVLSRAEAGNWRFQRGSNVYDGGAPFYDVYETQDRAYMAVAAMEPKFFRNLLATLELHDIDPASQYDSERWPYIRDRFAVIFRSASASEWEARFRGVEACVTAVVPVADVPLNTHVLAREMYTRVDEDLQPAPAPRFGRSSPKIQPVVFCSAEEVVREWMEGV
- a CDS encoding ATP-binding cassette domain-containing protein; this encodes MRDPSSVAESEVVSDTLMLTRVSKSYDGVSVLEDVSMSVAPGQVHAILGENGAGKSTLMSIISGDIRADGGRVVVAGHDLVEASPAVANEYGVGVVYQNPALLDDLSVWENLALAVAKQHLPESGNLIEWAEERISVVDARINPRALVADLLPVDREWLEIAKALSIDLKLLILDEPTAVMGTAETMTLFSIIRNLAAQGVAILYISHRIPEIREIADKVTILRDGRVQGVFDVPSVGDADMLALVAGRQLAAGLPARTTSPGDVILRCEDISSRRLGGVNFEVRAGEILGLGGAVGNGQTELIRVLAGLEQSGGRVIYQGRELRRRPSKVRKAGLVYISHDRGGEGIFPGLSVRKNTTAEALRSFASLGFVNPKEERDVANVALSRLSVRMPGHNATIDALSGGSQQKVVFSRALLVDPGVLLCDEPTQGIDIASRLEIYELLRSLADRGVAIVVVSSDTAELAQLCDRVLVFSRGQIAAELVGQAITGQAITGQAMTARSNVVTKDVGPAAVRSGTRLVRWLSGGTIASLMLLVAIVVVGAVTSLSASSYLSSYNLQSVFFLAAILVLVSLGELAPLLTGGIDLAVGPLMAVTIVVMSFFESSANNLESQLLGVVAVLCIGLAVGLFHTLLIRVLKLAPIITTVITYIGLQGVALIMRPTPGGSASTGFVSLFNVALGPIPVVFLIAIGATVAWEIALRRTRFGMALRAVGSNARSSHRVGVRVGRVVLYAYVISAVMAVLAGILLYAQVGIGDPSVGINYSLDAIAAVVLGGASVYGGRGSFIGAALGAILLSQLDGVLSFLNLSQAWQYWFPGGLIVLAGFGFSHLVGIGRAKSAK
- a CDS encoding substrate-binding domain-containing protein, translated to MMRVDVVHSGSARGRKLKPSHRTIGRASLLAATSALLLAACGSSSSSTSSTKSSAKISPAVASWCGPKPITLGYLDGNGANAWSQESLAQARIAAKECPSVKKMMVVDADFSVQKAVSGMTSLVARGANAIATVPDASPSAELPGIISATQHGVKVVPFAVNPGGSAPKDYVTFVNYNTEYNGVEWGKWLVQALHGHGNVIYLGGPPGNPIDVAQMTGLVSVLKKYPKIKLLTGYNVNTWPVTNWEPALAQTVMSGLLAKYPNTTINAIVTGDGQSTLGALQAFKDSGRPLPDVVGQESNGLACAWQAAKGTSNAFQLAMSSNRNWMAQIAVRKAIAAVNGLHYKVPSTYKLPLYENSLAGGSLRPVCDKSLPMSALTSSILKPLSYWISLGEKANKA
- a CDS encoding ABC transporter permease; translated protein: MSKQLKTWLLMVWPGHRLGRFGAIWIAVIILFAASPFIAPGSLGKSALLSMLPFAMILGLASVGQQFVMQQGGLDLSVPGTMSLAAVLVTQIPDGRNSELGGALLFVLLVGVLIGIFNGVIVTILRITPLVATLGVNAILYGIIYEYTGGQLAASATANLTTFVSARMLGVPVTVWVVGALLAVITVLMRRTLVGRRFELVGSSPSTARAAGFNVIRYRLFAYVVASLWYTVAGILLAGYVTTPSLTVGNSYLLPSIVAVTLGGTLLGAGTGSAVATVLGALFLQQLDQLVLTLGATSAVQDIVQALILVFGMGFRTVQWRSSIERLQGRRDGIGAGRRATPVKAGTSISVKSAETI